The genomic segment ATAAAATATGTCGCATGAAATGCCCTGTTGCACCCAGTTCGGAGGTGGTTTTTTGGTTGTCAAACCATATCGCAACAGGTTGTTTTATAAGTATAATTTATGTTTTATGTTTTATGTTTGGCTGTTCTTATGTATTTGTGGTTTGGGGTTCTTCGGGCTTTATTTTTTCTCATGGGAGAGGAGATGTCTGTTGTTGATTATTTGTAAAGGTTCTGCTGGCCATCCTTGTGAGTGGCTGATATTGTTGTTTTTTGTACAGGAGATAGACTTGAAATAGATGCTCTGTTGGGCGAATAGCAAGGGGATAGGTGATGGAATCACTGCGAGTTGGCGACTTTATGAATGCGCGTACAGTAACCTTTGAGCCGGATATGTCTTTGCAGCAGGCAATCGATAAATTTATCCAGAGCAAGCAGTACGGCGGCCCTGTGGTCGATCAGTATAAGCATCTGCTGGGCTGGTTGTCTGAGCGAGACTGTATTGCGACTATTCTTGAAGAGAGTTATCACTGTGAGCAAACCGCCAGGGTTGAAGATGTCATGCAAAAAGATGTCCTGACAGTCTCTCCTGATGACAGCGTCCTCAAGCTGGTGGAGCAACAACTTGAAGCCAAACCTAAGGCCTATCCGGTTGTGGAGCAGGGGATCCTCAGGGGAGTGATCACCCGTCATGAGATGATGAAAGCCCTTAAGGTTCACATGAGCGCCTGCTATAAGAAATAAGCCATCAAAAAATTGCTTCCAGCCCAGGCTCTGTTGACGTAACAGGTTCTGAGCCTGTTACTCTTGCAACTGTGTTGCTCGTGACATGAGCTGCCAAATTTAGAGGCTCAACAGGGCTTTTTCAGGGGAAACCCACAGAGCGGTGGCCATTTTTGAACCACCGGATTATCGGGTGCTCAGGTAAAACAACGACAGCACACAACTTTTTCCTTGCTGACCGAACAAATAGCCAGCTGCAGGGCCTAAGCCAGGCGCTGACAGCTTGGCTTGTTCCTGCTAGGATCTCCCGCTGATATAGAGTGAGGGGGTCTCCATTGACAGTCACGGTTGAATCGATCAAAAAACAGCTTACGCCTTTGATGCGTGTCGACAGGCAGCGTATCTTACGGCGCCTTAAAGGTGCCCAGCGGGCTAAACCGGATAAACAGGATTCAATACTGCAGACGATTGAACGCGATAGGGTGCAATCAAATCTTCGTTTTGAGGCGCGGGAGCGCTCCATTCCTGTGATTGATTACCCTTCAGAGCTGCCGGTGAGCCAGAAGAAACAGCAACTTCTGGAAGCGATTAGTGATCATCAGGTCGTGATTGTTGCCGGTGAGACCGGCTCCGGGAAGACCACTCAGCTACCCAAGATCTGTCTCGAGCTGGGTCTGGGGATCAGGGGAGCGATTGGTCATACTCAGCCAAGACGGATTGCTGCACGTAGCGTCGCCAGCCGAATCGCTCAGGAGCTAAACTGTGAGCTGGGCCAGCAGGTGGGTTATAAGGTTCGCTTTAGTGATAAGGTGTCCGAGAATACACTGATCAAGCTGATGACTGATGGGATCCTTCTCACCGAGCTCCAGCAAGATCGCTATCTCAATCAATACGACTGTTTGATCATAGATGAGGCTCATGAGCGAAGCCTTAATATCGACTTTATCCTGGGCTACCTGAGCCAGCTCCTGCCAAAGCGGCCGGATTTGAAAGTCATCATCACCTCGGCCACCATAGATCCCGAGCGCTTTTCCAGACACTTTAACGACGCACCTGTGGTTGAGGTCTCCGGCCGGACCTATCCGGTTGAGGTACGCTACCGCCCACTCCACGAGCAGGATCTGGAACTCAATGAGGGGATCCTCAGTGCTGCCGAGGAGCTGCACCGGGAGGGGCCGGGCGATATCCTGGTCTTTCTTAATGGGGAGCGGGAGATCCGGGATGCGGCGGAGTTTTTGACCAAGCAACTTAAGGGAAGTGCTGAGGTCCTCCCTCTTTATTCCCGCCTGTCGGTCTCGGAGCAGAACCGAATCTTTGCCTCCCATCAGGGGCGACGTATCGTGCTGGCAACCAATATCGCTGAGACATCACTCACCGTGCCCGGGATCCGCTACGTGATTGACCCGGGAACGGCCCGGATCAGCCGTTACAGCTATCGGACCAAGGTTCAGCGTCTGCCTATTGAGGCGATCTCACAGGCCAGTGCCAACCAGCGAAAGGGGCGCTGCGGACGGGTAAGTGAGGGGATCTGTATCCGCCTTTACTCGGAAGAGGATTT from the Dongshaea marina genome contains:
- a CDS encoding CBS domain-containing protein, producing the protein MESLRVGDFMNARTVTFEPDMSLQQAIDKFIQSKQYGGPVVDQYKHLLGWLSERDCIATILEESYHCEQTARVEDVMQKDVLTVSPDDSVLKLVEQQLEAKPKAYPVVEQGILRGVITRHEMMKALKVHMSACYKK